TGGCAGCAACCGGTTGAGCATGCGGACCATGTGGTCGACCACCTCGTTGACGTCCACCGCCTCGAGGCGAGGCTGATCTCGTCGACTAAAAGCCAGAATTTGGCGGGTCAGGTCGGCGGCCCGCTCGCCTGCTTTTTGAATCTCTTCGGCGTCAGCCCGGCTCTGGGGATCCTCGAGCTCGGCGCAGAGGATGCTCGAATAGCCGAGAATGCTGGTGAGCATGTTGTTGAAGTCGTGGGCGATGCCTCCGGCCAGTCGACCCAGGGCTTCGAGC
This genomic stretch from bacterium harbors:
- a CDS encoding response regulator, which encodes DLSLPDATGLGGVSTLRAQFPSIPIVVLTGFDDERMAIAALREGAEDYLVKDSAKATVLRRVLLHAIERKRVTEAMLATRDRFREAQRLEALGRLAGGIAHDFNNMLTSILGYSSILCAELEDPQSRADAEEIQKAGERAADLTRQILAFSRRDQPRLEAVDVNEVVDHMVRMLNRLLP